One segment of Niabella beijingensis DNA contains the following:
- a CDS encoding LytR/AlgR family response regulator transcription factor codes for MKLKCVIVDDEPLAREILAGFLAPLQETILCGSFGNASDALRYLKAHPVDALFLDIEMPEMSGIELLQQLPQPPVTVFTTAFRNYAFEGFELGVIDFLLKPISRQRFGQALERVTDFLALQKQEAGVERDKTTPEFIFVKSGVEKIKLILADVIFIQGLKDYAIIHTAHGKTVVKGSVKSMQELFAEPAFIRVHKSFIVAADHIHRMTRNRIIISHHLIPIGRMYREQLEQKLSGNNRQ; via the coding sequence ATGAAGCTAAAATGTGTGATCGTGGATGATGAGCCCCTGGCAAGGGAGATCCTCGCAGGCTTCCTGGCACCATTACAGGAGACTATACTGTGCGGCAGTTTCGGCAATGCCTCCGATGCGCTCCGGTACCTGAAAGCGCACCCGGTGGATGCACTGTTCCTGGATATTGAAATGCCGGAGATGAGCGGTATTGAATTGCTGCAACAATTGCCACAGCCTCCTGTTACCGTATTTACCACCGCTTTCCGCAACTATGCGTTTGAAGGCTTTGAACTGGGCGTGATCGACTTCCTGCTAAAACCGATTTCCAGGCAACGTTTCGGTCAGGCACTGGAAAGAGTGACCGATTTCCTGGCATTACAAAAACAAGAGGCTGGCGTGGAAAGGGATAAAACCACGCCGGAATTCATTTTTGTAAAAAGCGGAGTGGAAAAGATAAAGCTGATCCTGGCGGATGTCATTTTTATCCAGGGGCTTAAGGATTATGCTATTATTCATACCGCCCATGGGAAAACCGTTGTTAAGGGGTCTGTAAAATCGATGCAGGAATTATTTGCCGAACCGGCTTTTATAAGGGTACATAAATCTTTTATCGTTGCAGCGGACCATATACACCGGATGACCCGCAACCGCATTATCATCAGTCATCACCTGATCCCCATCGGGAGGATGTACCGCGAACAACTTGAACAGAAGCTCTCCGGCAACAACCGGCAGTAG
- a CDS encoding class I SAM-dependent methyltransferase, with product MQFQIVPGSKEEIAYQHYHFKRLKFAFEKAIQYAKGAILEIGPYTITYNLIKNGFNVDTLGYLSEGVKGVNKHIEFDLDSLGKGGHHFIKGNYNLVIIAEVIEHLHLDLDRILRQLWELTSSQGVVIIQTPNATALKKRMAMIAGKNPFQMIIDDYRPGYGGHLREFTRKELKTYSEKNGFEVLELHTLNYFDYSHSYKARLYKLFSNKLPQLLRDGVTIILKKPV from the coding sequence ATGCAGTTTCAAATTGTACCAGGCTCAAAAGAAGAAATAGCGTATCAGCACTATCACTTTAAGCGGCTAAAATTTGCTTTCGAAAAGGCGATTCAATATGCGAAGGGGGCGATACTGGAAATCGGACCATACACCATTACTTATAACCTGATTAAAAATGGGTTCAATGTAGATACATTGGGGTATTTGTCAGAAGGTGTCAAAGGTGTAAACAAACATATAGAATTCGATCTGGACAGTCTGGGGAAAGGAGGGCACCACTTTATTAAAGGCAATTACAACCTGGTTATAATTGCAGAAGTAATTGAACACCTGCACCTGGATTTAGATCGTATCTTACGCCAGCTTTGGGAACTTACTTCATCCCAGGGGGTTGTAATCATCCAAACACCCAATGCCACAGCTCTTAAAAAAAGAATGGCTATGATTGCCGGGAAAAATCCTTTCCAGATGATCATCGATGATTATCGGCCGGGCTACGGTGGCCATTTGAGGGAATTTACAAGAAAGGAATTGAAGACCTACTCAGAGAAAAATGGGTTTGAGGTTCTGGAACTGCATACACTGAACTATTTCGACTACAGCCATTCATATAAGGCAAGGTTGTATAAATTATTTTCCAACAAATTGCCTCAGTTACTCCGGGACGGGGTGACAATTATATTAAAAAAGCCGGTTTAA